From Afipia carboxidovorans OM5, one genomic window encodes:
- a CDS encoding H-NS family nucleoid-associated regulatory protein, with amino-acid sequence MQKRDLPDLDAMNLDELWTIHEELTKILSDRILGEKRELEKRLAKLNQTSVVEGHGNNLRKPPPRRKYPKVLPKYFNPSEPSETWSGRGKKPRWLTLALQEGRALEDFEIKKADEDRS; translated from the coding sequence TTTAGACGCCATGAACCTCGATGAACTCTGGACTATCCACGAGGAGCTCACGAAGATTCTGTCTGATCGAATTCTCGGGGAAAAGCGCGAGCTCGAGAAGCGGCTCGCAAAACTTAATCAGACCTCCGTTGTCGAAGGGCACGGTAACAATCTTCGAAAACCTCCTCCACGCCGCAAGTACCCCAAGGTGTTGCCAAAGTACTTCAACCCCTCGGAGCCCAGTGAAACGTGGTCGGGACGAGGCAAAAAGCCCCGCTGGCTCACCCTCGCCTTGCAAGAAGGGCGGGCCCTGGAAGATTTCGAGATCAAGAAAGCAGACGAGGATAGATCATGA
- a CDS encoding PqqD family peptide modification chaperone, whose product MPSRFQPSFGSLRPAAGTSFALINQIPVLFSDDEQKLFELNDVAAFIWCSMQNAVPLETISDQLVNRGLSSTGARESLRDALNQWLGAGLIVPHIDTLDFAFCTVVGQRLVQIRASDARVLDHLRSIFIATTAPKADAETIFAVHRAGSTSIVIHEGRKVLSCGTNELAPTFKAYITEQLLLTGDTRNVVFHAAAVVSGDRALLISAPPGTGKSTLTMHLLNADFGYAADDIVIIGPDGAIQGAPFAPTLKSASWSLVSGFRPDVYSVTIHNRLDGQAVRYLNVEADVYKGPIRVNWIVFLERTSGGTPPTLRALSELDTIRRIVGASFATHGKLTTESFHTLKKVASEARSFVLRYAEAEGATNKLIELCNGKL is encoded by the coding sequence GTGCCTTCACGGTTTCAGCCGTCTTTCGGCTCCCTTCGTCCGGCAGCCGGGACTTCGTTCGCGCTGATCAACCAGATACCTGTGCTGTTCAGTGATGATGAGCAGAAACTGTTTGAACTCAATGACGTCGCAGCTTTCATTTGGTGCAGCATGCAGAATGCTGTTCCGCTCGAAACCATCTCAGATCAACTGGTCAATCGTGGCCTGAGTTCGACCGGTGCCCGCGAAAGTCTCAGAGACGCCCTCAACCAATGGCTTGGCGCCGGCTTAATCGTCCCCCACATCGACACCTTGGACTTCGCTTTCTGTACGGTGGTCGGGCAACGATTGGTTCAGATCCGCGCGTCGGATGCTCGGGTTCTTGATCACCTTCGGTCCATCTTCATTGCAACGACTGCTCCGAAAGCCGATGCGGAGACAATTTTCGCGGTTCATCGGGCCGGCAGTACATCCATAGTGATCCATGAAGGCCGCAAGGTCCTGAGTTGCGGGACAAACGAGCTTGCGCCCACATTCAAAGCCTATATCACCGAGCAGCTATTGCTGACCGGGGATACACGTAACGTTGTCTTCCACGCCGCCGCCGTCGTGTCGGGAGACCGGGCACTGCTGATCAGCGCTCCTCCTGGCACGGGGAAAAGCACCCTGACGATGCATCTGTTGAATGCCGACTTCGGATATGCCGCGGACGACATCGTGATCATCGGCCCGGACGGCGCGATCCAAGGTGCGCCATTTGCACCAACTCTGAAATCTGCTTCCTGGTCGCTGGTGAGCGGTTTTCGCCCCGACGTGTACAGCGTTACCATTCATAATCGGCTGGATGGTCAAGCGGTCCGGTACCTGAACGTTGAAGCCGATGTCTACAAAGGACCTATCCGGGTTAACTGGATTGTCTTTCTTGAACGCACGTCCGGCGGAACACCTCCGACACTCAGGGCGTTGAGTGAGCTCGACACTATCAGACGGATCGTTGGCGCTTCGTTCGCAACCCATGGCAAACTGACCACGGAAAGCTTTCATACGCTCAAAAAGGTGGCGTCCGAGGCACGCTCTTTCGTACTTCGTTATGCGGAAGCCGAGGGCGCGACAAACAAGTTGATCGAGCTTTGCAATGGCAAGCTATAG
- a CDS encoding nucleotidyltransferase family protein, translating to MASYSHTLLPLCECLCGRPPHRGDWKAIIALANHTLTTPSLIACVRSHRAALPKDVVSYVEELHDRNAIRNERLNTQLEEAILTLNDAGITPLLIKGAAMLATSPPSARALRLMCDLDLIVYPDEMDAAKQALASIGYHVDHESDGQQAKWYADLKRPCDVGMIDLHQGFPDRSCFNQTPDDLRSHLHPIRIGTANALVPSLELRALVLLGHDQFQDYDYWTGSIDLRHLLDLRDLLTAPNGMQWDKLMAMVSGTLARNAVETRLLLLTTLFDIQWPTHHPKRLVPRLQVWRQLLQARIPLIRYFLLPMGFLDYRHHRARAGLPAPDERDRRYFPKLSTLYFLISLSHKYRTGKI from the coding sequence ATGGCAAGCTATAGCCACACGTTGCTGCCGCTCTGCGAGTGCCTCTGTGGCAGGCCTCCTCACCGTGGCGATTGGAAGGCCATTATTGCCCTTGCAAACCACACATTGACGACACCATCCCTGATCGCATGTGTCCGCTCGCATCGTGCCGCCCTACCAAAGGACGTCGTTTCCTATGTCGAGGAGCTGCACGATCGAAACGCGATCCGGAATGAACGCCTGAACACTCAGCTCGAGGAAGCCATTCTTACGCTTAATGACGCCGGAATAACCCCGCTCCTGATCAAAGGCGCAGCGATGCTGGCAACCAGCCCGCCATCGGCTCGCGCACTCAGGCTTATGTGCGATCTGGACCTCATCGTTTATCCTGATGAGATGGACGCTGCCAAGCAGGCACTGGCATCGATCGGATACCATGTTGATCACGAGTCGGATGGACAGCAAGCGAAATGGTACGCGGACCTCAAGCGTCCTTGCGACGTTGGCATGATCGACTTGCACCAAGGATTTCCCGACCGCTCTTGTTTTAACCAGACGCCGGATGATCTTCGATCTCACTTGCACCCGATCCGTATAGGTACAGCCAACGCCCTTGTGCCCTCGCTGGAGCTACGGGCGCTGGTCCTCTTGGGGCACGATCAATTCCAGGACTACGATTACTGGACCGGAAGCATCGATCTCAGACACTTGCTAGATCTGCGGGATCTCCTCACCGCGCCTAATGGCATGCAATGGGACAAACTAATGGCAATGGTATCTGGGACGCTGGCGCGAAATGCGGTGGAGACGCGATTGCTGCTCCTCACTACACTATTCGATATTCAGTGGCCTACCCACCATCCAAAACGGCTGGTGCCAAGGCTGCAAGTCTGGCGGCAATTGCTGCAGGCTCGCATTCCGCTGATCCGATATTTTCTTCTCCCGATGGGATTCCTTGACTATCGCCACCATCGCGCCCGAGCCGGATTGCCCGCGCCAGATGAGCGGGATCGGCGCTATTTTCCAAAGCTAAGCACCCTGTATTTTCTGATATCCTTGTCGCACAAATATCGTACCGGCAAGATTTAA
- a CDS encoding HAMP domain-containing methyl-accepting chemotaxis protein produces MKAALSKLNLGLRGRLFLAFGLVAALTVVASLNAIISYVSLDNSLGVIAEQSLPELTRSSKVIKAAGDVSAAAPTLLAAANNAERSDALKALETARTEMKQALSLLSAKDAAKLNETTGRIFENLTLLEKSVTERQSIAESRQALIGELRKAHQKLAEKLIPIADDVAFDLTMALESAADGNDTANIHKTLLGLADNELGALQAVLALRAESNLMLGVLVEAADLASADLLPPVKDRFMAAANHANKAAVILNNADTTKLVGQLVAIGKGQNNIFDLKQKEIAATRTGVDVVAKNRVFAAEFAREVAGLGQRSEAAAAEVVQTSQAEIGQGRVVLIAIAVASLLAALVIGWFYVGRGVVRRLVGLQTNMKAIAAGNLAVDVATNGSDEIAAMGEALQVFKDNMAESNRLRAERIENEKQAAAQRRAEMGRLADEFHAAVGEIVQTVSSASTQLEASARTLTDTAAETQQLSAMVETASSDASRNVDSVAAATEEMTASIAEINRQVQESNRIASDAVRQAEITDGRINELSQAAMRIGDVINLITTIAEQTNLLALNATIEAARAGESGKGFAVVAQEVKTLATQTSKATNEISSQIAGMQVATQESVGAIKQISATIARISEIATVIADSVGQQSSAIQEIVSSVQGAAESTGQVATSITEVNKGANETSSASSQVLSSAQSLSGESNRLKLEVDRFLETVRAA; encoded by the coding sequence ATGAAGGCCGCACTGTCGAAACTGAATCTTGGGTTGCGGGGCCGCCTGTTCCTGGCGTTCGGATTGGTCGCGGCGCTGACCGTCGTTGCAAGCCTGAACGCGATCATCTCCTATGTCAGCCTCGATAACTCGCTTGGTGTGATCGCCGAGCAGAGCCTCCCCGAACTGACGCGATCCTCCAAGGTCATCAAGGCGGCGGGCGATGTCAGCGCAGCAGCGCCGACGCTGCTGGCCGCGGCCAACAACGCCGAGCGCAGCGATGCTCTCAAGGCGCTCGAGACGGCGCGCACGGAAATGAAGCAGGCGTTGAGCCTTCTCAGTGCGAAAGACGCCGCCAAGCTCAACGAAACCACCGGCCGCATTTTCGAAAACCTGACGCTGCTGGAAAAATCCGTCACTGAGCGTCAGTCGATTGCGGAAAGCCGTCAGGCGCTGATCGGTGAACTGCGCAAAGCGCACCAGAAGCTTGCCGAGAAGCTGATTCCGATTGCGGACGATGTTGCCTTTGATCTCACCATGGCGCTGGAGAGCGCGGCGGACGGCAACGACACCGCGAACATCCATAAGACCCTGCTGGGTCTCGCCGACAACGAGCTCGGCGCACTGCAGGCTGTGCTGGCGCTGCGGGCCGAGTCCAACCTGATGCTTGGTGTTCTCGTCGAGGCCGCGGATCTGGCATCGGCCGATCTGCTGCCACCGGTCAAAGACCGCTTCATGGCGGCAGCCAACCACGCCAACAAGGCGGCTGTGATCCTCAATAATGCGGATACCACGAAGCTCGTCGGCCAACTCGTTGCTATTGGTAAGGGTCAGAACAACATTTTCGATCTGAAGCAGAAGGAAATCGCGGCGACCCGGACCGGCGTCGACGTGGTGGCGAAGAACCGCGTGTTCGCTGCCGAGTTCGCGAGGGAAGTGGCCGGGCTCGGCCAGCGCAGCGAAGCTGCCGCTGCCGAGGTGGTGCAGACTTCGCAGGCGGAAATCGGCCAGGGCCGGGTGGTCCTGATTGCGATTGCCGTGGCGAGCCTGCTTGCAGCGCTGGTGATCGGCTGGTTCTACGTCGGCCGTGGTGTCGTGCGCCGCCTGGTCGGGTTGCAGACCAACATGAAGGCGATTGCGGCCGGCAACCTTGCGGTGGATGTCGCCACCAATGGCTCGGATGAAATCGCCGCGATGGGCGAAGCGCTGCAGGTGTTCAAGGACAATATGGCGGAATCGAACCGTCTGCGGGCCGAGCGCATCGAGAACGAAAAGCAGGCGGCCGCCCAGCGCCGTGCCGAAATGGGCCGGCTTGCCGACGAATTCCATGCGGCGGTCGGCGAGATCGTGCAGACGGTGTCCTCGGCTTCGACCCAGCTTGAAGCCTCGGCAAGGACGCTGACGGACACCGCCGCGGAGACGCAGCAATTGTCGGCGATGGTGGAGACCGCATCGAGCGATGCCTCGCGGAACGTGGATTCGGTTGCCGCTGCGACCGAGGAGATGACCGCCTCGATCGCCGAGATCAATCGTCAGGTGCAGGAATCCAACCGCATCGCCTCCGACGCCGTGCGTCAGGCCGAAATCACCGACGGTCGCATCAACGAATTGTCCCAGGCGGCGATGCGTATCGGCGACGTCATTAATCTCATCACCACCATCGCCGAGCAGACCAACCTGCTGGCGCTGAACGCGACCATCGAGGCGGCGCGCGCCGGTGAATCCGGCAAGGGGTTTGCGGTCGTCGCGCAGGAGGTGAAGACGCTCGCGACCCAGACCAGCAAGGCGACCAACGAGATTAGCTCGCAAATCGCCGGCATGCAGGTTGCGACACAGGAGTCGGTCGGCGCCATCAAGCAGATCAGCGCCACCATCGCCCGCATCTCGGAGATCGCCACGGTGATCGCGGATTCGGTCGGCCAGCAGAGCAGTGCGATCCAGGAGATCGTCAGCAGCGTGCAGGGCGCGGCGGAATCGACCGGTCAGGTCGCGACCAGCATCACCGAGGTGAATAAGGGCGCCAACGAGACGAGCTCGGCTTCCTCGCAGGTGCTGTCGTCGGCGCAGTCGCTGTCCGGCGAGAGCAATCGCCTCAAGCTCGAAGTCGACCGCTTCCTCGAAACCGTCCGCGCCGCTTAA